AAGGTCGTCTGAAAAACATTTTCAGACGACCTTTTTGCATTGTGGGCGATTAATGCCAACGGCTGTCGTTTTCGCACGGAATACCGTCATGATCACCGTCCATTTTGGTATTTGGGCAGTTTTTGATAAAAAATTCCGCCTCTTCCAAAGAATTCATTTGAGAACAGTGCTGACGACCGTCGCATTTGAATGCAGTGGTAGTGTCGGTGGTGGCAGCGGAGCCGGTTGAGGCAGTTGAACCATGTTTGAAAGCAGTACGCCCGCTTGCCGCGTCTTTCCATGCCTTGCGTTCGGCTTTCATCTTTTCGGCAACTTCGGACACCATTGTAACCGGTGCAGCCGCTGTTGCTTCCTGTACCTGACGGCGGTATTCCTGCCAATAGTTCCAGCCGAACCATCCGCCTGCGGCAAAGAGGGCAATGACGGGGATGATCCACAGGAGTTTGGAAAAGGCTGCTTTAAAAGGCTCGGGCTCGGGGGCGAAAAAGTCGGCTTCGCCGATGCAGTCGGAAGCGAAGCAGATGTTTTCCGCTTCGTCGCGCCCGCGTCTGCCTTTGATAATTTCAAACGATACACGCTGACCTTCGGCGGGCGGGTGCGGCAGCGTGGTGAAGGCGGAGAGCGGGGCGAATATTTCTTTGCCCATGTTTTCTTCCCGGATGGCTCCGAACCTCCGATTGTCGTTCCAGCGGATGATGGTTCCGTAATGACGCATTTTATCTATATAGAATAGTTGTTGTTTAGGTCGGTATTTTAAACGAAATATATAAATGGACAAGGGGAGGGGTTGATATTTATATGTAAATTTCGGGTTTTAAAGTTAAGAAAGATATTTTTGAAAACAGGTTGTTAATATTTTTATGATTTTATGGGAGCTTTGTTGTTGTCGTGCCGGGGTCGTCTGAAAACTCGTCTTCATGTTTTAGCGAACGTGCTTTATCCGCTTTCAGACGACCTGTGCGATGCATCAAAGCAAAGACTGCTGCCGCACGATGGCGCGGATGACGGCGCGGTTTGGATGCAGGGCGGTGCGCAGGCGTTGGGACAGGGGCTGGGGCAGGCCGAGGATGTCGGCGGCAATGGCGGCGGCGCAGACGGGGGCGGTGGCGAGTCCGCGCGTGCCGTGTGCGGTATTGATGTAGGCGTTCGGCAGGTAGGGGCAGGGGACGTTGTCGAGGCGGTAATTTTTGTCCAACGCGAGTTTGGCGTAGGCGGTCTGCATGGCAGCGATGTCGCCGAGCGCGCCGACGACGGGCAGGTGGTCGGGGCTGTCGCAGCGCAGGGCGGCGTGTCCTTGCGGTTTTGCAAAGGGGTCGTCTGAAAACGAGTAAAGAGAGTTTTGCTCAAACAATGATTGCGCCAATGGCGGGTTGAGCTGTTGCAGGGCGGCGCGGTTGGCGGCTTCTTCGTGCGGGTGCCAAGCATCGTCGTTGCTGTTGAGGACGAAGGTTGCGCCGTAGCAGTGTTGCCCTTGCCAGCTCGGGCTGATGTAGCTTTCACCGGATAGGGCGCAGCGCAGGCGTGTGGAAAAACTGCTTGCCGCCGCTACGCCGGTTTGCCCGCGGATTTGGCGGAACGGTAGGGCGGAGACGTTGGCATCGGCGGCGTTCGGGCTGTGTGCGCCCATGCAGTAAATGATGTGGGTTGCGCTGAAGCTGCCGCGCGGGGTGTGTGCCGTCCAGTTTGCGCCGTCGTATTCGGTAGCGGATAAGGGCGTGTCTTCATGCAACGCAATCAGCGGGTGATTCAGCAAGGCGCGGACGACGGCGGGTGGGTTCAGCCATACGCCCTGCGGCCAGTAGAGGCCGTCTGAAAAGACGTCTATGCCTGCGATTTGCGCGGCTTCGTCGGCGGACACGCTGCGGTAAAGGTGGGCGTGATGCTGTTGCAAACCCAATGCCTGATTGCGTTTGCGTTCAGCTTCGTCAAAATTAAGATGCAACACGCCGTCGCCGCCCCATGCGTCGGAATCGGGCAATAGGTCTTGCAGCAGGCGGCGGGTGTAGCCGTAGCCTGCCAGCAGCAGTTCGGTCTGCTCGGTGTCGTGCGGCGAGATTTTGGCGTAGAGCAGCCCTTGGCGGTTGCCGCTGCCGCCTTGCGCCGCTTTGCCCGCTTCCAAAACGGTAACGCGCACGCCGTGTTCCGCCAGCTTGCGCGCGGTCGCGGCACCGGCTATGCCTGCGCCGATAACCAGCGCGTGTTCGGGCAGAGTGGTGGCTTGGGGTCGTCTGAACCAAGGTTTGACGGGCTTGGGTGAGACTTGCGGCACGGCTTCGGTCTGCCATTCGATAGGGTCGAAATGTTCGTGCAGGCTGTCGGCGCGGTGCGGCGGGACAAGCCAGATATGTACGTCGGGCAACAGGTTTTCCAGAAAGTTGACGCTGTTGAACTGAAGGCATTTCACGGCTTGGTCTAGGCGGTTTTTCAAACGGCCTTCTAGCTCGGTCGGTGCATCGGAAAAAGGAAAATCGGGAATGCGGTTTTCGGTCAGGCAGGCAACCAGATGCAGCGGCGCAGGATGAGTTTCGATCACGCGGGCAAGTTCGGCGGGGGCGGGCGGGGTGTTCCAAGCGAGGATGGGCATAGCGGGGTCGTCTGAAAAAGTGGGGAAACAGATAAAGGTATCTCAGTAATTTTTATCGTCTTTTATAGTGGATTAACTTTAAACCAGTACGGCGTTGCCTCGCTTTAGCTCAAAGAGAACGATTCTCTAAGGTGCTGAAGCACCAAGTGAATCGGTTCCGTACTATCTGTACTGTCTGCGGCTTCGTCGCTTTGTCCTGATTTTTGTTAATCCACTATATTATCAATTTTTAGTGTAAATGATTGATGAATTTTGTTATTCCAGCCTGCGCGGGAATGACGGGATATGCGTATTTGGGATTTGAACGGATGGTTATTAAAGGTTGTCTGAAAACTGGGCAATTGGGTTTCAGACGACCTTTTGCGTTTATACGAGCTGTTCGCCCCAGTGGAGTTTTTGGCGCAGGGTTCGGAAGTATTGGTAGTCGGTAGGATGGAGGATGCGCAGGGGGTTGTGGTAGCGGCGGATGATGATGCGGTCGAGGTTTTGCACGTCGATAAAGGATTGTCCGTCGAAATGGACGCGGGCATCGCCGCTTTGGGTAACGAGGATTTCGATTTCGGAGGTATCGGGGATGGCGATGGGGCGGTTGGTCATGGATTGGGGGCAGATAGGCACGAGGGTGAAGGCGTGCAATCCTGCCTGCATGATGGGGCCGCCGGCGGCTAGTGAGTAGGCGGTGGAGCCGGTGGGGGTGGAGACGATGAGGCCGTCGGAGCGTTGGGTATAGACGAATTCTTGGTTGATGAAGACTTCGAACTCTATCATTTGTCCGGCACCGCCGCGCGAGAGGACGGCGTCGTTGAGGGCAAGGGCGCGGTGAAAGGTTTGTCCGTCGCGGACGAGGGCGGCTTCGATGAGGATGCGTTCTTCGGGCAGGTATTTGCCTTCGAGGACGGGCAGCAGCTCTCCGGTCATGTTTTCGCGGGGGATTTGGGTGAGGAAGCCTAAATGCCCTTGGTTGATGCCGATAACGGGTACGGCGCGGGGGGCGATTTCGCGGGCGACGGAGAGGAATGTGCCGTCGCCGCCGAGGACGATGACGAGGTCGCAGTGTTTGCCCAAGTCGGATTTGCTGACGATGTGGCAGCCGACGGTGTCTTGAACATAGATGCAGCGTTCTTCTATTCCGATTTCGTCCAGATAGACGGTGAGGCCGTGTCCCTGCAGGAAGTGGATGAGGGTGTGGGCGGTGTTTTGGATTTCGGGGGTATTGGGGCGGGTTACGATACCGATGTTGTGAAACGGGCTGTTCATAGGCATGGGGTCGTCTGAAAATTAGTCTATCCAGATATCGCGTTCGAGCCGGTCGAGGCGTTCGTTGAGGCGGGCGACGTCGTCGCGCAGTTTGTCCACTTCTTCCATCCAGGCGGACAGGGTGGTGGCGTCGATAACGGGGGATTCGGGTTCGCGGGAAAAGTCGCTGATTTGCTCGGCTATGCTTTGTCCGATTTTTTTGACGGTTTGCCCGATGTTTGCGGCGCGTTCGCTGATGCTGCCTGCGAGTGAGTCGCCGAAGATGCGGGCGAGGTCGTCTGAAGCGTAGTAGCGCAGGCTGCCGAGTATGGGCAGGACGGTCATGCCGAGCATGAGGTCGCCTTCGAGGCTGATGTCGCCGACACCAGGTTCTTGTCCGGTTAGGATTTTGCGGATGGCGCTTTGGTGGAAGGTGATGAGGGTGTCGGCGGGTTGGTCGGCGGTTTCGAGGAAGCCGTCGTGATTGATGCGTCCGGTCAGTCCGAATCCGGCGAGGTTGAGGCTCAGGGTTTTACCTGACAGGCGGGACAGGTCTTGTTGATGTTCCGGATTTTGCTGTATCAGGTGGTTGATAACGGGAAATAGGGCGGACATAGGGTGTTCTCGATACTTTCGGGCTTGGGGTTGTTAAGTAAGACTGTGTTTTTTGGTTTTGGTTTTGCCGCTGCCGAAAGGTCGTCTGAAACGGTTGCGGAGCGCCAATTTTACAGGCTTAATCCGTCGGCGGAAACGGTATTTACAATTTTGCCGCTGCTGGTGTCATCAGGAGCGAAATCGGGCGGCGAAAGTCCGAGTTTGGCGGCTTCGGAGGTATAAAAATCGCGGCGGGTCGGGTGGCGCGGTTCGACGATGTTGCGGATGCGCCTGCCGTTTGGATGGAGGGTCGTCTGAAACAGGGTTTCGACGGCAATGTCGCGGTGGACGATATTGACGGGCCGGTTGCCACCCGGGATGTTTTGTTTTTGAACGAGACGGCTGACGGGATGGCGTTCGGCGCAATAAAGCCCGCCCAGCCGCAGGATGTCGATGTTAGGCACGCCGCTGTCGAGCAGGTATTGTTCGGCGGCGAGGATTTGGCGGGCAGACTCGGTTTTCGGGTCGGGTGTGGCAGTTTCGTCGCATTCGCGCGCTTTATCGCCGTAAACACTGGTGCTGCTGGTGAAAATCAGATGCTGCACATTGCACGCTCGGGCAAGTTCTGCCCATTGTTTGACGGTATCGGCGTAATGCGTCAGCGAGGATGGAGGCAAAAGGCAGAACCAAACGGGTTTGTCGGCGTGGTGCTGCCAAAAGCTTGTATCGCGGGCAAGGTTCGTGCTTTGAAACACGCTGTCTTGATTGAGGTCGAGGGTGTCGAGGTGTATGGGCAGATTAATATCGTCCGAAGTCAGGCTGCGCTTGACGGCGGCGACGCGGCTGCCGTTTTCGTAAAGTTTCTGCGCCAAAGGACGGCCGAGGTAGCCTAGGCCTAAGATAGATGCGTCGGGGGAAGTATTCATGCTGTTGATGGTTCAGATGTAGTCTTTTACGTTCGGGCTTCTGCCGAACACGGCTTCGTGCGATTGGCGGATACAGAGCCGGTTGAACATGACGCGTTGGGTTTGGTCGCCGTCGATAATCTTCACTTTGCCTTGCAGTTTCGGCGCGTCATGATGGAAAGTATTTTTAAAATCGTGCCAGCGTGCGGCTTGCAGATGGACGACGGCAAACATATCGTGGGAAATATTGACGCCGATGCTGATGAGTTCGGACGATGCCTGAATGCAGAAACCGCTGTCGCCGAAGAGGCACAGCCCCGTATCGTCGGGATAGCGGAACAGCTCGATTTTCACGGCTTGAGGTTCGGCAAAAACGGCGCAGAACAACCGCTCAAACAGCGACGGTTGTGAAACGCCTTCGCTCAACATGCCATACAGCCCTGAGAGCCAGTTGACATAGCCGAGAAAGGAAAAATGGAAATCCTGCATGATGGATTCGATGCGTTTCGGGTCGCGGCGGCTGATGAGGCTGACGAACTCGAATCCCGCTTCGGGGAGCCGTGAGCGCAGGACTTGAAGCAGGCGGTAGGCAAACGGGTTTTGATGGTTGCGGGGATTGCGCAAAATGCCGAGGAATTTGAGCCGCAGCACGCGCCACAGCGCGTCAGGAACTTTGACTGAATCGGTTTTATCCAAACCCGCTTTGCTTGTTTTGGCGAAACTCGCTTCGCTCGTTTTCAGACGACATCCGGGCAGCGTGCGCAGGTGTTCGCAGGCATCTTCGTAGCCGCTTTCGTGGCGGTTGAACCAGCTTTCGAGGTTGTATTGGTTGCCGGTGTTTTCAACGAAAGTCAGCGTGTAGAGGTTTTTCGCCGCCAGATTGCCGATGATGTTGACGCTTGCCGCTTCGGGCGGGGCGGCCGGTTTGGCGGCGTGTTTGCGTTTTTTCCTTTCATCATGCTGCTGATGGGGATGAGTGCCAAACAAGGATAGGGGTAGCCGGTAAACATTTTGGTTTTGTGGGCTGACTTGGGGATTGTGCGCATGCTGCCGTTGCTCGGTTTGGGCGATATAGTGGTGTTCCTTGGTCGGATTCGCCGTCAAAAGCGCATAGGGCTTACTGCTGCCTTCGGGGAGCGGCTGGTCGCCTAGGATGAAAACTTGTCGGGTCATGGCTTGGGAAAGGTCGTCTGAATGTGCCGATTATAGTTTATCGGGGCGAAAGTATTCAAAATCCCTGCAATAGATTGGAATGCAGGTTTTATGGCCGATTGAAATATAGTGGATTAAATTTAAATCAGGACAAGGCGACGAAGCCGCAGACAGTACAGATAGTACGGAACCGATTCACTTGGTGCTTCAGCACCTTAGAGAATCGTTCTCTTTGAGCTAAGGCGAGGCAACGCCGTACCGGTTTAAAGTTAATCCACTATAAAAGGGCTGTCATTCCCGTCTGTGTTTATACAGCGACGGGATAAGGGATCAATTGCTTTGGTTTGAATTGGCTGGATTGAGTTTTCAGACGACCTAAAACCGGTTTTTCAATTCCCGCAGCGCGGCGAACACTTCCAAACCGCTGTCCAGTTGCTTCCCTACCAATTCCTCAACCCGTTCGCGGACTTGGGGCAAATCGACCCGTAAAAACGGATTGATTTTGCGTTCATGCGCAAGGGTTACGGGCAGGGTCGGCGTATGTTCCGCCGCGCGTAAAGCCGCTTGAATATCGGGATTCTCCGGTTCGATAAATTCGGCGAAACGCAGATTGGCGGCGGTGTATTCATGCGCAGGATAAAACAGCGTGTCTTCGGGCAACTGATTGAATCTTTGGAAACTGTCGTACAACTCTTCTATCGTTCCCGTAAACACCCTGCCGCAGCCGGCGGAGAATAAGGTATCGCCGCAGAAAACGTGCAGACCTTCGGCGTTTTCCAAAAGATAGCTGACGTGGCGGTCAGTATGGCCGGGCGTCGCCCACACGGTAACCAGCCCGTTGCCGAAGGGAAACTGCGTACCTGCCGTTACCGTATGCGTTGCCACATCGATATCCGCCTCGCCGTACACAGGCGATTCCATAAAGCCGTTTTTGAGTGATTGGACTCCGCCGATATGGTCGTGATGCAGATGGGTAACCCACGTTTGCGCCAGCATCAGGCGGTTGCGGACGAGGAATACCAAAACGGGCGTGGCATCGGACGGATCGACGCAGGCGGCGTGGTTGCCGTCTTGAATCATCCAAATGTAGTTGTCGTTTAGGGCTTGGACGGGTGTAATTTTCATGATGTGGTTTTCTGACTTGGAAATAGCAGATTTTAGCTGATGATGAAAAGGTCGTCTGAAAATCTTGAACAAGTTTTCAGACGACCTTTTATATGAACGGAGAAGAATGCGGCAGCAGGTTCGGATTATTTTTGGTCTATTTGTTCATATCCGGGGCAATCCTCGCTGTTTGCTGAGCTGCTTGCCCAAAAGATACCGTCGCTGTCGAGATAGACGGAGCAGGTCTCTTTGCTTTTGTATCCGTCATTCGGCTTAGCTTCGAGCAGGAAGCCCGAGGCGGACGGATTCTCTTTCCCTTTTTGGGTGTTTTGATAGTTGAAAAACTGGATGGTGAAGTATTCGTTTTGAACCAAGTCTGTTACCGGGAAATTCTCAAACGTACGGTTTTGCGCGTAGAAGCGTTCGAGATTATGGGCATTGATCAGGAGCTCGGAACGGACGTTCTCCAAACGGCTTTTACGGATAAAGCGTTCGTAGGACGGATAGGCAAGGGTGGCAAGGATGGCGAGGATGACGATGACGATGAGCAGCTCGACCAGCGTGAAGCCTTTTTGTAATGTGTTTTTCATGATATGTCGTAATTTTTATTGTATGGGCGGGAATTCAGACTGCAATTATAGTTCTTTTCTCTCATTTTGAATGTTTGGATAGATTTCAGGATTGGGAAAATATGTAAATGCGTTGCAATATCTTGGAAATGGTTTTTTATAAAATGATTATAAAACAATTTATTATGATTTTATTTGATTTGCCGTTGACTTGGCTGGAGTAAAGGCTTGCAGTAAAATCCGCCCGTTTTCAGCGTTTTCGGCGGATAAGTGTTGGGATTATGCGACATGAATCGGGTGCCGGATTGAACAGATGAAATGGATGAATCAGAAAGTCAGTTATGGCAAAAATCATTAATAAATGGACGGTTGGAATAACGGTTGCTGCGGTACTTGGGTTTGCTGCGTGGTCTTATTTCCAGCCCGAACCTCAAACTTCTTACATCACGGAAACGGTCAAACGCGGTGACATCAGCCAGACGGTATCCGCTACGGGCGAGATTTCGCCGTCGAATCTGGTGTCGGTGGGCGTGCAGGCTTCGGGGCAGATTAAGAAGCTGTACGTCAAGCTCGGACAGCAGGTTAAAAAGGGCGATTTGATTGCGGAAATCAATTCGACCACTCAGGTGAACACGCTGAATACGGAAAAATCCAAGCTGGAAACGTATCAGGCGAAATTGGTTTCTGCCGAAATCGCGCTGAACAGCGCGGAGAAGAAATACAAGCGCGAAGCGGCTTTGTGGAAGGAAAACGCGACGTCCAAAGAGGATTTGGAAAGCGCGCAGGATGCGCTGGCTGCGGCTAAGGCGAACGTTGCCGAGCTGAAGGCTTCCATCAAGCAAACCAAAATTTCCATCAATACCGCCGAATCGGAATTGGGCTATACCCGCATTACCGCGACGATGGACGGTACGGTGGTGGCGATTCCGGTGGAAGAAGGGCAGACCGTGAACGCGGTGCAGTCCACGCCGACGATTATCCAGTTGGCGAATCTGGATACGATGTTGAACAAAATGCAGATTGCCGAAGGCGATATTACCAAGGTCAAAGCGGGGCAGGACATTTCGTTTACGATTCTGTCCGAACCGGATACGCCGATTAAGGCGAAGCTTGACAGCGTCGATCCGGGCTTGACCACGATGTCGCTGGGCAGCTACACCACCAGCACGGACACGACTTCCAATGCGATTTACTACTACGCCCGCGCTTTGGTGCCTAATCCCGACGGCAAACTTTCCATCGGTATGACGACGCAGAACACGATTGAAATCAACGGCGTGAAAAACGTTTTGCTCGTGCCGACGCTGACGATTAAAAAACACGACGGCAAATCGTTTGTCAGCGTTTTGGGCGCGGACGGTAAAGCTTCGGAACGCGAGATTACGGTCGGTCTGAAAGACAGTATGAATACCGAAGTGAAAAGCGGTTTGAAAGAAGGCGACAAGGTGGTGATGTCGGAAATGAGCGCGGCGGAGCAGGCTGAAGCGGCGCAACGCGCCATGCAGGGTCCGCCGAGATAAATAGGCAACAGGTCGTCTGAAAGTTTTGTTTCTTAGCAAAACTCCCCTTTCAGACGACCTTTCCACTCCATACATCATTATCGGTCGGAAACACTTATGAGCTTAATCGAATGTAAAAACATCAACCGCTACTTCGGCAGCGGCGCGAACCGCGTTCATGTTTTGAAAGATGTCAGCCTGTCGATAGAGAAGGGCGATTTTGTCGCCATCATCGGGCAATCCGGTTCGGGCAAATCCACGCTGATGAACATCCTCGGCTGTTTGGATAGCGCGACTTCGGGTTCGTATCAAATCGACGGCATCGAAACTGCCAAAATGGAGCCGGACGAATTGGCAGCATTGCGGCGCGAACGCTTCGGCTTTATTTTCCAACGCTACAACCTTTTGGGTTCGCTGACGGCGCGGGACAACGTCGCCCTGCCTGCCGTGTATATGGGCATGGGCGGCAAAGAGCGTTCTAATCGTGCGGAGAAACTGTTGCAGGATTTGGGTTTGGAAGGCAAAGAAGGCAACAAGCCCAGCGAACTTTCCGGCGGTCAGCAGCAGCGCGTCTCCATCGCCCGCGCCCTGATGAACGGCGGCGAAATCATCTTCGCCGACGAACCGACCGGCGCGCTCGATACCGCCAGCGGCAAAAACGTAATCGAAATCATCCAAAAGCTGCATAAAGAAGGGCATACCGTGATTATGGTTACGCACGATCCCGGTATCGCCGCCATCGCCAACCGCATCATCGAAATCCGCGACGGCGAAATCATCTCCGACAGTTCAAAAAATCCCGAAATCCCCGAAAGCAAAATAGAACGCATCAAAGAAAAATCTTCGTGGCTGTTTTATTACGACCAATTCGTCGAAGCCTTCAAAATGTCGGTGCAGGCGATTATGGCGCACAAAATGCGCTCGCTCCTGACCATGCTCGGCATCATCATCGGCATCGCCTCGGTCGTGTCCGTCGTCGCTTTGGGCAACGGTTCTGAGAAAAAAATCCTCGCAGACATCAGCGCGATGGGGACGAACACCATCAGCATCTTCCCCGGGCGCGGCTTCGGCGACAGGCGCAGCGGCAGGATTAAAACCTTGACCATTGACGACGCCAAAGTCATCGCCAAACAAAGCTACGTTGCTTCCGCCACCCCGCAGACCAATTCCAGCGGCACGCTGACCTATCGCAACACCGACTTATCCGCCTCGCTTTACGGCGTGGGCGAACAATATTTTGACGTGCGCGGGCTGAAGCTGGAATCAGGTCGCCTGTTTGACGAGGGCGATGTGAAAGAAGACGCGCAAGTCGTCGTGATTGACCAAAACACCAAAAACAAACTTTTTGGTGAAGACACCGATCCTTTGGGTAAAACAATTCTTTTCAGAAAACGCCCGCTGACCGTCATCGGCGTGATGCAAAAAGAAGAAAACTCCTTCGGTAACGCCGACGTATTGATGCTCTGGTCGCCCTATACGACCGTGATGCACCAAATTACCGGCGAGAGCCACACCAACTCGATTACCGTCAAAATCAAAGACGACGCCAACACCCAAGTCGCCGAAAAAGGGCTGACCGAGCTGCTCAAAACGCGGCACGGTACGGAAGACTTTTTCATGAACAACAGCGACAGCATCAAGCAGATGGTTGAAAGCACCACCGGCACGATGAAACTGCTGATTTCCTCCATCGCCTTGATTTCGTTGGTGGTTGGCGGTATCGGCGTGATGAACATCATGCTGGTGTCGGTTACCGAGCGCACCAAAGAAATCGGCGTGCGCATGGCGATTGGCGCGCGGCGAAACAACATCCTGCAACAATTCCTGATTGAAGCGGTCTTAATCTGTATTATCGGCGGTTTGGTCGGAGTAGGGCTGTCCACGGCCATCAGCCTCGTGTTCAACCATTTCGTCACCGAATTTCCGATGGAAATTTCCATCGGCTCCGTCATCGGCGCGGTCGTCTGCTCGACAGCCATCGGCGTGGCGTTCGGTTTTATGCCCGCCAACAAAGCCTCCAAACTCAACCCGATTGATGCCTTGTCTAAGGATTAAAATTTCAGACGACCTCCAAACCCAAAAGGTCGTCTGAAAACACAGTTTGGCTATTGTCATCACAATGAATATATAGTGGATTAACAAAAATCAGGACAAGGCGACGAAGCCGCAGACAGTACAGATAGTACGGAACCGATTCACTTGGTGCTTCAGCACCTTAGAGAATCGTTCTCTTTGAGCTAAGGCGAGGCAACACCGTACTGGTTTAAAGTTAATCCACTATACACACACCGAGGAAAACCGAATGATTACCCTGCATGTATTGGCACAATCCCGCGCCCTGCGCATCGTCTGGCTGCTCGAACTCATCGGCGCACCGTATCAAATCAAAACCTACGCGCGCCATCCCGAAACCCTGCTGGCACCCGACGAACTCAAAGCCGTACACCCGCTGGGCAAATCCCCCGTTATCGACGACGACGGATTCGTGCTCAACGAAAGCGGCGCGATTACCGACTACCTGATTCAAACCTACGGCGGCGGACGCTTCATGCCCGAACGCGGCAGCCAAGATTACTGGCATTACCAACGCTGGCTGCACTATGCCGAAGGTTCGCTGATGCCCTTGCTTTTGCTCGGGCTGGTGTTCCGCAAAATAGAAAACGCCCCCATGCCGTTTTTCATCAAACCCGTCGCACGCAAAATCAGCGGCAACGTCAAAAACGGCTTTATCGAACCGCAAGCCGCCCTGCATCTTGCCTATGTCGAAAACGAATTAAACGGCAAAGACTGGCTGGTCAACAACCGGCTCAGCGGCGCCGACATCATGATGAGTTACCCGCTGCAAGCCGCCGCCGACCGCTTCGGATTGGCGGACTATCCCAACATCCGCGCCTATTTGCAGCGCATTGAAAAAGACCCCGCCTATCAAACGGCGGTACAGAAAGCAGGCGACCCGCTGCTGCGTTTGGATAAATAAGGTCGTCTGAAAAAGCAAAAGTCGGGTCAGAACCCGACGCAATACCGAACACACGATTCACACAATACATTGCGAAAACAGCCCGAGCGTCGTCCGAATCCGCAACATATTTCAGACGACCCCTCCAGAAACAGGCATCTTCAGCCTTCAATACAAGGAAACCTATGGACGTTTACGCAACATACACAGCCTATCCGCAAAGCGGCATCGAACAAATCAAAGCCTCCACCGGCACGCCTGCCGCCGTATCCGAATGCAGCGCAGGCAAACTATGGGACGCGCTGCATTTCGTCCTGACCGGCAAAGGCTCGGACGATGCCGACGCGGCAAACCCGTTGAGCAAAGCCATTATCGGCAACATCCTGCGGCAGGATGAAGAAGCGGGCGAACACACCGGCTGGATCGACGATACTGAAATTGCCGAAGTAGCCCAAGCCCTGAACCAAGCCGACTTCGCCGCGCTGCTCGACGGCAAAACCGCAGCAGATTTTCAAAACAACCAAATCTACCCCGATATTTGGGGCGACGAAAAAGCCTTTGCCGAAACCCGCGCGGAATTGGCGCAGCGGTTTAAAGAACTCGCCGCGTTCTACCAAACCGCCGCCGAACAGCATTGCGGCGTGGTGGTTAGGATTTCATGATTTCAGACGACCTTTTTGAATGGAAAGAGGTCGTCTGAAAAACGGATTCCACGGCGAAAGGTACATGAATA
Above is a window of Neisseria mucosa DNA encoding:
- a CDS encoding cold-shock protein produces the protein MRHYGTIIRWNDNRRFGAIREENMGKEIFAPLSAFTTLPHPPAEGQRVSFEIIKGRRGRDEAENICFASDCIGEADFFAPEPEPFKAAFSKLLWIIPVIALFAAGGWFGWNYWQEYRRQVQEATAAAPVTMVSEVAEKMKAERKAWKDAASGRTAFKHGSTASTGSAATTDTTTAFKCDGRQHCSQMNSLEEAEFFIKNCPNTKMDGDHDGIPCENDSRWH
- a CDS encoding FAD-dependent oxidoreductase produces the protein MPILAWNTPPAPAELARVIETHPAPLHLVACLTENRIPDFPFSDAPTELEGRLKNRLDQAVKCLQFNSVNFLENLLPDVHIWLVPPHRADSLHEHFDPIEWQTEAVPQVSPKPVKPWFRRPQATTLPEHALVIGAGIAGAATARKLAEHGVRVTVLEAGKAAQGGSGNRQGLLYAKISPHDTEQTELLLAGYGYTRRLLQDLLPDSDAWGGDGVLHLNFDEAERKRNQALGLQQHHAHLYRSVSADEAAQIAGIDVFSDGLYWPQGVWLNPPAVVRALLNHPLIALHEDTPLSATEYDGANWTAHTPRGSFSATHIIYCMGAHSPNAADANVSALPFRQIRGQTGVAAASSFSTRLRCALSGESYISPSWQGQHCYGATFVLNSNDDAWHPHEEAANRAALQQLNPPLAQSLFEQNSLYSFSDDPFAKPQGHAALRCDSPDHLPVVGALGDIAAMQTAYAKLALDKNYRLDNVPCPYLPNAYINTAHGTRGLATAPVCAAAIAADILGLPQPLSQRLRTALHPNRAVIRAIVRQQSLL
- a CDS encoding NAD(+) kinase, translated to MNSPFHNIGIVTRPNTPEIQNTAHTLIHFLQGHGLTVYLDEIGIEERCIYVQDTVGCHIVSKSDLGKHCDLVIVLGGDGTFLSVAREIAPRAVPVIGINQGHLGFLTQIPRENMTGELLPVLEGKYLPEERILIEAALVRDGQTFHRALALNDAVLSRGGAGQMIEFEVFINQEFVYTQRSDGLIVSTPTGSTAYSLAAGGPIMQAGLHAFTLVPICPQSMTNRPIAIPDTSEIEILVTQSGDARVHFDGQSFIDVQNLDRIIIRRYHNPLRILHPTDYQYFRTLRQKLHWGEQLV
- a CDS encoding SCP2 domain-containing protein, which produces MSALFPVINHLIQQNPEHQQDLSRLSGKTLSLNLAGFGLTGRINHDGFLETADQPADTLITFHQSAIRKILTGQEPGVGDISLEGDLMLGMTVLPILGSLRYYASDDLARIFGDSLAGSISERAANIGQTVKKIGQSIAEQISDFSREPESPVIDATTLSAWMEEVDKLRDDVARLNERLDRLERDIWID
- a CDS encoding NAD(P)-dependent oxidoreductase, with translation MNTSPDASILGLGYLGRPLAQKLYENGSRVAAVKRSLTSDDINLPIHLDTLDLNQDSVFQSTNLARDTSFWQHHADKPVWFCLLPPSSLTHYADTVKQWAELARACNVQHLIFTSSTSVYGDKARECDETATPDPKTESARQILAAEQYLLDSGVPNIDILRLGGLYCAERHPVSRLVQKQNIPGGNRPVNIVHRDIAVETLFQTTLHPNGRRIRNIVEPRHPTRRDFYTSEAAKLGLSPPDFAPDDTSSGKIVNTVSADGLSL
- the gloB gene encoding hydroxyacylglutathione hydrolase, with the translated sequence MKITPVQALNDNYIWMIQDGNHAACVDPSDATPVLVFLVRNRLMLAQTWVTHLHHDHIGGVQSLKNGFMESPVYGEADIDVATHTVTAGTQFPFGNGLVTVWATPGHTDRHVSYLLENAEGLHVFCGDTLFSAGCGRVFTGTIEELYDSFQRFNQLPEDTLFYPAHEYTAANLRFAEFIEPENPDIQAALRAAEHTPTLPVTLAHERKINPFLRVDLPQVRERVEELVGKQLDSGLEVFAALRELKNRF
- a CDS encoding type IV pilin protein; its protein translation is MKNTLQKGFTLVELLIVIVILAILATLAYPSYERFIRKSRLENVRSELLINAHNLERFYAQNRTFENFPVTDLVQNEYFTIQFFNYQNTQKGKENPSASGFLLEAKPNDGYKSKETCSVYLDSDGIFWASSSANSEDCPGYEQIDQK
- a CDS encoding efflux transporter periplasmic adaptor subunit, with amino-acid sequence MAKIINKWTVGITVAAVLGFAAWSYFQPEPQTSYITETVKRGDISQTVSATGEISPSNLVSVGVQASGQIKKLYVKLGQQVKKGDLIAEINSTTQVNTLNTEKSKLETYQAKLVSAEIALNSAEKKYKREAALWKENATSKEDLESAQDALAAAKANVAELKASIKQTKISINTAESELGYTRITATMDGTVVAIPVEEGQTVNAVQSTPTIIQLANLDTMLNKMQIAEGDITKVKAGQDISFTILSEPDTPIKAKLDSVDPGLTTMSLGSYTTSTDTTSNAIYYYARALVPNPDGKLSIGMTTQNTIEINGVKNVLLVPTLTIKKHDGKSFVSVLGADGKASEREITVGLKDSMNTEVKSGLKEGDKVVMSEMSAAEQAEAAQRAMQGPPR